From Acetomicrobium thermoterrenum DSM 13490, the proteins below share one genomic window:
- a CDS encoding energy transducer TonB — translation MGNIGKWIGPLTLSFLIHLALFWHLEIPKPQALPQRTDSVIAIRLANTNEAEKTSRIAEDKDPGPTKPSLPDKPAETKDYKAKEDKAKEDKGTTKLTKKPASKKPLAEKEKKAPAKERSPENIDVKAADSTASPAEVAKPLPRESDGSNSQPSPLQEDLKGQPEIPSTFSDNPQQPIAVASELDILRSVKPIYPLISRRRGEEGTVIVYVRLSSDGKVKEARIHRSSGFDLLDESALKAVKQWIFKSSEEKEVLVPVVFKLNP, via the coding sequence ATGGGCAATATCGGGAAATGGATAGGACCATTGACCTTAAGTTTTTTAATTCATTTGGCACTTTTCTGGCACCTGGAAATCCCAAAGCCTCAAGCTCTGCCACAAAGGACGGATAGTGTCATTGCCATCAGGCTTGCAAATACGAACGAGGCCGAAAAGACCTCAAGGATTGCAGAGGATAAAGATCCTGGCCCAACAAAACCTTCCTTGCCTGACAAGCCCGCAGAGACGAAGGACTACAAGGCAAAGGAAGACAAAGCAAAGGAAGACAAAGGGACTACAAAGCTAACAAAGAAACCTGCGTCCAAGAAGCCTTTGGCTGAAAAAGAAAAGAAGGCTCCGGCAAAGGAACGTTCTCCAGAGAATATCGACGTAAAGGCCGCAGACTCGACTGCATCGCCTGCAGAGGTGGCAAAGCCCCTCCCAAGGGAAAGTGACGGCAGCAATTCTCAACCTTCGCCACTTCAAGAAGACCTTAAAGGCCAACCCGAAATCCCTTCAACTTTTTCCGACAATCCCCAACAACCTATTGCAGTGGCCAGCGAACTTGACATCCTTCGAAGCGTCAAACCCATCTATCCTCTTATATCCAGAAGACGAGGGGAAGAGGGAACTGTCATCGTATATGTGCGACTTTCTTCCGACGGCAAGGTAAAGGAAGCCAGGATACATCGTTCCAGCGGTTTTGATTTGCTCGATGAAAGCGCCCTAAAGGCCGTCAAGCAGTGGATATTTAAATCTTCGGAAGAAAAAGAGGTTCTAGTGCCGGTCGTCTTCAAGTTAAATCCCTAA
- the gyrA gene encoding DNA gyrase subunit A, giving the protein MAESSNIGKVLRLPIEEEIKLSYLDYAMSVIVGRALPDAKDGLKPVQRRILYAMMELGLRSNQPYRKSARIVGETMGKYHPHGDAAIYDAMVRMAQDFSMRYPLVDGQGNFGSIDGDPPAAMRYTEARLSPLGEEMLRDINEDTVDWGPNFDETLQEPLVLPSLLPNLLVNGSSGIAVGMATNIPPHNLSEVVDALCLLIDRGEDVELGDIIEVMPGPDFPTGGTITGREGIINAYRTGRGKIVLRGRVSIEQMKRGKTSLIVTEIPYMVNKVTLIEIIARGVQEGYLTGIADLRDESDRDGIRVVIELQRDADPHLVLKQLYSRTPLQTTFGVINLALVDGVPRELGLIELLKIFLDHRRDVVRRRTNYRLRKAEERAHIVEGLVKALDMIDEIIALIKRSKDAQEARVGLMDNFGFTELQAQAILDMRLQRLTNLERSKLEEELRHLLKDIEMYHSILENPSVLDSVVKEELTELKRQYGDIRKTEIVDELVEVADDELIPEEDIVVVLSKDGYLRRASLGDYHLQGRGGKGIKGLKQKDDEVEMFAATTTHHDIFLFTSKGRVFAIKGYLLPEPKNGKGKHVSSFFTLEENERVVAIKEDTMHGARFVFFATERGIAKRLDVRELANLTRAGRRVITLDDGDFIARVRFTSGEDELLFVSAQGQALRTSEQEFRPMGRQARGVRAIRLSESDVLVGCEPLQEGMAILFISEKGVGKRTSFDEFPLHHRGGSGVRAMRLSNRTGSLVGAWSVTEDDEVMIVTSKGRVTRIAVKNVPVLSRTATGSILVRLDQGDSVADITIVRDDAMEEV; this is encoded by the coding sequence ATGGCAGAAAGCAGCAATATAGGTAAAGTGCTTAGATTACCGATAGAAGAAGAAATAAAGCTGAGTTATCTCGATTATGCCATGAGCGTAATCGTGGGCAGGGCTTTGCCCGATGCGAAGGATGGCCTGAAACCCGTGCAGCGAAGGATACTTTACGCGATGATGGAACTGGGCTTGAGGTCAAACCAACCCTACAGAAAATCGGCCAGGATCGTCGGAGAGACCATGGGAAAATATCATCCCCATGGAGACGCGGCCATATACGATGCCATGGTCAGAATGGCCCAAGATTTTTCCATGCGCTATCCACTGGTGGACGGACAGGGCAACTTCGGTTCGATAGATGGCGATCCCCCCGCGGCTATGCGTTATACTGAAGCCAGGCTTTCTCCACTGGGAGAAGAGATGCTGAGAGACATAAACGAAGACACGGTAGACTGGGGCCCGAACTTCGACGAAACCTTGCAGGAACCGCTCGTCTTGCCGTCGCTGCTTCCAAATCTTCTGGTCAATGGCAGCTCGGGAATTGCCGTAGGCATGGCTACAAACATCCCTCCCCATAATTTATCGGAAGTGGTGGATGCCCTCTGCCTTTTGATAGACAGAGGAGAGGATGTCGAGCTCGGAGACATAATTGAAGTCATGCCGGGGCCTGATTTCCCGACGGGAGGAACGATAACCGGAAGGGAAGGCATCATAAACGCTTACAGGACGGGAAGGGGCAAGATCGTCTTGCGCGGAAGAGTCTCCATCGAGCAGATGAAGCGCGGAAAGACGAGCCTGATAGTGACAGAGATCCCATATATGGTCAACAAAGTCACGCTAATCGAAATAATAGCAAGGGGCGTACAGGAGGGCTATCTGACCGGTATAGCTGACCTAAGAGACGAATCGGACAGAGACGGAATAAGGGTCGTCATAGAACTTCAAAGAGATGCAGATCCCCATTTGGTTTTGAAGCAGCTTTACAGCAGAACGCCTCTTCAAACCACCTTTGGCGTCATTAACCTGGCCCTTGTGGACGGGGTGCCGAGGGAGCTCGGATTAATAGAACTTCTCAAAATATTTCTGGATCACAGGAGAGATGTCGTTCGTCGCAGAACAAATTATCGCCTCAGGAAGGCGGAGGAAAGGGCCCATATAGTGGAGGGACTGGTAAAGGCCCTGGATATGATAGACGAGATTATTGCTCTTATCAAAAGATCCAAGGATGCTCAGGAAGCAAGGGTAGGGCTCATGGATAATTTTGGCTTCACGGAATTACAGGCACAGGCAATACTCGACATGAGATTGCAGCGTCTTACCAACCTGGAACGGAGCAAATTGGAAGAAGAGTTGAGACATCTTCTTAAGGATATAGAGATGTACCACTCTATCCTTGAAAATCCCAGTGTGTTGGATTCTGTAGTCAAAGAGGAGCTGACGGAGCTTAAGAGACAATACGGCGATATCAGGAAGACCGAAATTGTAGACGAATTAGTCGAAGTGGCAGACGACGAACTGATACCTGAGGAGGATATAGTCGTAGTTTTGAGCAAGGACGGTTATTTAAGGCGCGCCTCTTTAGGAGACTATCATCTGCAGGGACGGGGCGGCAAAGGCATCAAAGGGTTAAAACAAAAAGATGATGAAGTGGAGATGTTCGCTGCTACTACAACTCATCATGACATATTCCTTTTCACGAGCAAGGGGCGCGTCTTTGCCATAAAGGGATATTTGCTCCCCGAACCGAAAAACGGGAAAGGCAAACATGTGAGCTCCTTTTTTACCCTGGAGGAAAATGAGCGCGTTGTGGCAATAAAAGAGGATACGATGCACGGAGCCAGGTTCGTATTCTTTGCGACCGAGAGGGGAATTGCCAAGAGGCTCGATGTTAGGGAATTGGCCAACCTGACCCGTGCCGGCCGGCGGGTCATTACCTTGGACGACGGAGATTTTATAGCCAGGGTACGGTTTACATCCGGCGAAGACGAGCTTTTGTTCGTTTCTGCCCAGGGCCAGGCACTGAGGACGAGCGAGCAGGAATTTCGTCCAATGGGCCGACAGGCCAGGGGCGTGCGCGCCATACGGCTGTCGGAAAGCGATGTATTGGTTGGATGCGAACCCCTGCAGGAGGGAATGGCGATATTGTTTATTAGCGAAAAGGGCGTTGGCAAGCGCACTTCCTTCGACGAATTTCCTCTGCATCACCGAGGTGGCTCGGGGGTGAGAGCTATGCGGCTGTCGAACCGCACGGGATCGCTTGTAGGCGCCTGGAGCGTGACTGAAGATGATGAGGTCATGATAGTTACCAGCAAAGGGCGTGTGACGCGGATAGCGGTTAAGAATGTTCCCGTGCTTTCCCGAACGGCGACGGGAAGTATTTTGGTAAGGCTTGACCAAGGTGATAGCGTGGCAGATATTACGATAGTTCGAGACGATGCTATGGAGGAAGTCTAG
- a CDS encoding phosphatidylserine decarboxylase, whose product MKIASEGVVPIAAAVFMACGAWLISPVLGGFMGLCALFLAWFYREPHVEVPSDPLAFVSPADGKVVEVESTDIPFVGNSIKIGIFMTVADVHVNRIPYEGKISFLKYRKGKHLVAFAPKSSEINERLYTGLETKHGNVLLVQIAGLLARRIACRVKVDQFMAKGQAYGMIKFGSKVDVYLPPCVKPIVKIGDRVKAGSSVIGMVLEDEGSDIVEQKSS is encoded by the coding sequence ATGAAGATAGCTTCAGAGGGGGTAGTCCCGATCGCAGCAGCTGTTTTTATGGCCTGCGGCGCTTGGCTTATATCTCCTGTCTTGGGAGGTTTCATGGGGTTGTGTGCGTTATTTTTGGCGTGGTTTTACAGGGAGCCCCATGTCGAAGTTCCAAGTGACCCCTTAGCCTTTGTAAGTCCAGCGGATGGGAAGGTCGTAGAGGTTGAAAGCACTGACATTCCCTTCGTCGGTAATTCTATCAAGATAGGCATATTCATGACGGTGGCCGACGTGCACGTGAATCGCATTCCCTATGAAGGGAAGATATCCTTTTTGAAGTATCGGAAGGGTAAACATTTGGTGGCCTTTGCTCCCAAGTCCTCGGAGATCAACGAAAGGTTATATACCGGTCTCGAGACAAAACATGGTAATGTTTTGCTTGTGCAGATTGCAGGCTTGCTGGCAAGGAGAATAGCGTGTAGAGTGAAGGTGGATCAATTCATGGCCAAGGGACAAGCCTATGGCATGATAAAATTTGGTTCAAAAGTCGATGTTTATCTTCCGCCTTGCGTAAAGCCAATCGTAAAGATTGGCGATAGGGTCAAGGCCGGAAGCAGCGTTATAGGCATGGTTTTAGAGGATGAAGGGAGTGATATCGTTGAACAGAAAAGTTCATAG
- a CDS encoding ExbD/TolR family protein translates to MRSKRRSSPEIELTPLVDVVFQLIIFFVLTAAFVQGSITVSLPEGTGQPVSQTPLVINVDQNGEIFVNDEKAEIPEAVDLAREVVSKGRPILLAGDKRTPYEAIVRVLNALKEGGIDEISLAVGGGDKGTP, encoded by the coding sequence ATGAGATCGAAAAGGAGATCTTCCCCGGAAATAGAACTGACGCCTTTGGTGGACGTGGTGTTCCAATTGATAATTTTTTTCGTCCTGACGGCAGCCTTCGTCCAGGGAAGCATTACTGTATCGTTACCTGAGGGTACTGGTCAGCCGGTGTCTCAGACGCCTCTCGTTATAAACGTCGATCAAAATGGAGAAATCTTTGTCAACGACGAAAAGGCAGAAATCCCGGAAGCGGTAGACCTTGCAAGAGAAGTGGTAAGCAAAGGCAGGCCGATCCTCCTTGCAGGGGACAAAAGGACGCCCTACGAAGCCATTGTCCGTGTATTGAACGCCCTTAAAGAAGGAGGAATCGACGAAATATCCCTTGCGGTGGGAGGAGGCGACAAGGGGACCCCATGA
- a CDS encoding dicarboxylate/amino acid:cation symporter: MSEGEKKRGFMGWYFGSNLLIRILLGLILGIAAGLLLKDKILWVQPFGDLFIRLLKMIVVPVILFSLIVGTASISPYRLGRVGIKIIIYYLITTVFAVAIGLIFANLFKPGLGLDLAGAEAGGFELKRPSLVNTFLNIVPTNPVEALSKGDVLPIIFFALLFGIGLSLLRESEKEELRTSANIVYNFANGAAEVMYKIVRGIMEYAPIGVFALVAVVLAKEGPRVIGPLATAVGAEYLAIVVHVAVVYGLILRFFGLRLSKFLAHAKEAIITAFVTRSSSGTLPVSMACAENMGISKGTYSFTLPLGATINMDGTSIYQGVCALFIAFAVGHQLPLSDQLIVIVTALLASIGTAGVPGAGAIMLLLVLNSVGLPVEPGTPVAAAYAMILGVDAIFDMGRTCINVTGDLVGTSVVAKSEGDLDISKWS, translated from the coding sequence ATGTCAGAGGGAGAAAAAAAGAGGGGCTTTATGGGTTGGTACTTTGGATCGAATTTGCTCATTCGAATATTGCTGGGACTCATATTAGGTATAGCGGCAGGATTGCTTCTTAAGGACAAGATACTTTGGGTGCAACCCTTCGGGGATTTATTCATTAGACTCCTTAAAATGATAGTCGTTCCAGTAATACTCTTTAGCCTTATCGTCGGAACGGCGAGCATAAGCCCCTATCGCCTGGGCAGGGTAGGAATAAAAATAATCATCTATTATTTGATAACCACAGTCTTTGCCGTTGCCATAGGCTTGATCTTCGCCAACTTGTTTAAACCGGGTCTGGGGTTAGATTTGGCGGGCGCCGAAGCGGGAGGATTTGAACTGAAAAGACCTTCCCTGGTGAATACTTTCTTGAACATAGTGCCGACAAATCCCGTCGAGGCCTTGTCCAAGGGAGATGTGTTGCCCATAATCTTCTTCGCCCTGCTTTTTGGAATAGGCCTTTCCCTGTTACGGGAAAGCGAAAAGGAAGAGCTCAGAACATCGGCTAACATCGTATATAATTTCGCCAACGGAGCTGCAGAGGTAATGTACAAGATCGTAAGGGGGATAATGGAATACGCTCCCATTGGCGTGTTTGCTTTAGTAGCTGTAGTCCTGGCGAAGGAGGGCCCGAGGGTCATAGGACCCTTAGCGACGGCAGTGGGCGCGGAATATCTAGCTATTGTAGTCCACGTAGCGGTAGTTTACGGGCTAATACTCCGGTTTTTTGGATTGCGCCTCAGCAAGTTTCTGGCTCACGCAAAGGAAGCCATTATAACAGCCTTTGTAACGAGAAGCAGTAGCGGAACATTGCCGGTATCCATGGCCTGCGCTGAAAATATGGGCATATCCAAAGGCACCTACTCCTTTACGCTCCCCCTTGGAGCCACCATCAATATGGACGGTACGTCTATTTATCAGGGAGTTTGCGCTCTCTTTATAGCTTTTGCCGTTGGTCATCAATTGCCCCTTTCGGATCAGTTGATAGTAATAGTAACAGCCCTGCTTGCCTCCATAGGCACAGCCGGAGTGCCGGGTGCAGGTGCTATTATGCTGCTTTTGGTGTTAAATTCCGTAGGTTTGCCCGTAGAACCCGGAACGCCCGTAGCTGCTGCTTACGCAATGATATTGGGTGTTGACGCCATATTTGACATGGGAAGGACCTGTATTAACGTAACGGGAGACCTCGTTGGAACGAGCGTCGTCGCAAAAAGCGAAGGTGACCTGGATATATCTAAATGGTCTTAA
- the pssA gene encoding CDP-diacylglycerol--serine O-phosphatidyltransferase — MLKKPISLRKLFPNMITSGNILCGIMSLILVFHDHLMPAAWLILMAAFFDLMDGKVARSLGGDSAFGMEFDSLADVVSFGVVPGLIFYVSYLYPSSGILGALGTAFFVLCGALRLARFNVVHTSGSFQGLPIPAAGLFLTSFVISGVILPSLGAAIIATGTGALMISNISYSSLKQLSRDNINVFRLLFLLSCFISLSILLKEKSPLAYMLIYVCSGPVGIDWGKWLSLKGDEVTDHR; from the coding sequence ATGTTAAAAAAACCCATCTCTCTGCGCAAATTGTTTCCCAACATGATCACGAGCGGAAATATTTTATGTGGCATCATGTCATTGATTTTGGTGTTTCATGATCACCTGATGCCGGCCGCCTGGTTGATCCTCATGGCCGCATTTTTCGATTTGATGGACGGAAAGGTGGCAAGGTCGTTGGGAGGAGACAGCGCGTTTGGGATGGAATTTGACAGCTTGGCCGATGTGGTCAGCTTCGGAGTTGTGCCCGGCCTGATTTTTTATGTCTCATATTTATACCCGTCAAGCGGTATCCTGGGCGCCCTTGGAACTGCCTTTTTCGTATTGTGCGGGGCACTGCGGTTAGCCAGATTTAATGTGGTACATACAAGCGGAAGTTTTCAGGGGCTTCCAATCCCTGCTGCGGGTTTGTTTTTGACCTCCTTCGTTATTTCGGGCGTGATCTTGCCCTCCCTCGGGGCTGCAATAATAGCAACGGGGACCGGGGCCCTGATGATCTCGAACATATCCTACTCAAGCTTGAAGCAGTTGAGCAGGGATAACATAAATGTTTTCAGGCTCCTGTTTTTGCTTAGTTGTTTTATAAGCCTTTCGATATTGCTGAAGGAAAAGTCTCCTTTGGCTTACATGCTGATATACGTCTGCAGCGGTCCTGTAGGGATCGATTGGGGTAAGTGGCTTTCTTTGAAGGGAGACGAAGTTACGGACCATCGATAA